The genomic segment ACTATGCTGTCTGCTGTGAAATGATCAGTAATTTTGGTTGTGCctgcaaaaaaaatcataccTTGCTATCCAATATTCCAATGCCAGAAGTAACAGAagcacaaaacaaaaataaattaaataattaaacaaaaatagaaGGGTTTATAAAACAAGAATAATAAAGTTAGCAAAAGAAGCACCAATCATGTTACAAAATATAACACATACTTTCCTTGCATGCTAAGTTTCTAATCTCTAATGCATTTCAACAATGCATCGGGCTGTCTCTCTAAATTTGGTACATAATGCAAATGTATAGCGAAATGAAACGTTTTAGACGCTGCGTAGCAAATTCAAATAAACAGAGAAATGAGATGAAATCATAGAAGAATTcgaaatgatcaattaaaaccCTATTCATTGATAAGAAAAATTTAGACCAATAAAGATATAAAAATCAAGATAGTTATTAGAATACAAGAGTAATTAAGCTTTGCACAACAATGCTTTTGAATCTTTTGCATTTTTCAACAATAGTATCAAAAGACTCAAAAGAACAACTTAATTCATCACCTCTCATAAGGCAGCTCGATGCACAAAATGTTAAAATAgtattaatttctttttccattttcgGGTGTTTTATTTTCTCAATTAATAGTATTACCATAGCTTGAACCACCAAGTAAGCCACCACCAGAACCAGAAGCTCCATAGACATCCGATGGATCAAGAAGCGGCGAAGTAGACGAAGCACCACCATTTCTTCCACCACTACTACCACCACCACTACCGCCACCCAAATTCAACTCGGACATGTTCGGAAACCCAGCATGATCTCTAGATTCAGCTCCTTGATCATATAAAAAGCCCTTAAAAACATGGCCACCTATCTTAACCACAGCTTGGTATGCAAACTCATCCTCACCATCTTCCATTGCTGTTACTTTAACACATTTGAACACGGCTGGTGCTTCCACTTGTCCCGGTAATGACTCCTTAAAACTCGCATCTACCTCGCCACCACAAccaaaacatttttttataaaatcccAATAAATCATACATTTTATTTGGgtgattaattatataaattgacaaagtatttataaaattttatgcaTTACAACGATGGGATTACATGGTATGCAACAACGTTAataaaccaactcaactaaaaactttaaaaaccattTGCTCCTGCCTCTCTTTGAATTTGATACATTACTCAACTCAAAATGATATTGTTGTAAGCTTATGTTTTAGGGAACTTGTCAAAATAAATCAAGCACGATACgctaaaaataaatctaattattaattattttttaataaagctACCTGTTTTTTATAATTcctgaaaataaactcaatttattcttaattactgaaaataaactcaatttattcttaattactTGATCACATAGAAGttttgaagataattttaagcAATAACCGATgatatttttagcaaatatatctaatatataaatttatttaaaaatgacaataactaaatttattttcaccGCAATAAACAAAGATTGGTTTATTATACTTAATTTCCCCTAATTGTTATTAAACAAGTTTTAGAGTAGTAAATTACCTTGGTGGCTAGAGCTAGTTTCGAAGCTCCTAGGTGGAGTATTAGAGGTAGAAGTATGTGAAGTAGTAGCGGTATTTTGGGAGGAGATAAGGCGAGGCTTCTTAGCTCCCGAGGTGGAGCCAGAAGAAGCCCCGCCACCACCTCCACCGCCCACGGCAGCTTGACTGCCCGTTGCTCCACCAACGGTCATCATCTGTCGTTCTCGCCTCCGAGCAGCGGGAACCCAAGTACTTTTAACATGAGTAGAACAATCAAAACCCCTACTCCTACAACAAGTCCTACACCTTCTATGACTACAATCTTTTTTAGCTTGATTCCCACAATCCTGACAAGTTGTGGTCCCACCTCCGCCGCATCCCATGGCAGAGGTACTCGGAGAAGGTAAGAAATTCGGGTTACCCGGATCAAAATTTATACTCTTTTTCGGGTAATTGGTACTACTACCACCACCCATTTGATTTTGTTGGTTCATAGTATTCCATAAGTTAATTGCACCCGTCCGATGATTCCGACTTCCAAATGCATCATGACCGTCCAAAGTAATACCTCCATTATCCCCACCACCACTTCCGCCGCCCATGTTTAAACATGGCCCGGCGGTAAGAAGGGGAATAACCCCAACCCCAACTCCTAAAGCAGTTGTGGCGTTATTTCCACCATTGATCCCACCAATACCaccatgatgatgatgatgatgatcaacgATCAAGGATGGATCATGCTGAAAAGAAGTAGCAGGAGCAACAACAAACATACCCATTTCAGGAGGAAGCCCATACCCAGTTAAAGTAGGGCCACGAGATGAACCGGGCCATAAAGACCCGGAAACAGAAGTGGGTCCAGATGGGGTTGCTGAAGAACCAGCATTGAATCCTAATGAAAGATCATTACTTTTATCAGCGTTGCTTGTAGATGAAGCCACCCAATCAGCAAACGCCCCCGAATCTGACGATAATCTCCTTGTAGTAGCCACCACACCTAATTTTAATGGCtgctcaattttattttatttttttttttttgctgatcAAAGACTGAAACTTTCTTCTTCTAATACTGATTTTACAACAGTATATAGCAGTAGAGTGAGTACCCAAAAGAACATAAAAAAagggtatttttatttatttcacatTCTATATATTCTCTATTATATAGAAGTAGaagtatagattttttttaaaatattttgaagatattgttttgtttttgggtggttttgtttttgtttttgttgtaagGAAATGAAAGAATGAGTATTCTTATTCCTAGAAAGTGAAACTAGAAGTGGGTTCTAATTCctatctttctttttttcttcttctttctctttgTTTAGCTTTAGTTTCTCACTCCAATAATCAAAATTTATGGTAATTGGGAAAGGGTGTATGTGTATGTAGAAGAGAGGGAAAGGGTAAGGAAGATATTAGATATGTATAGAGAGAGAAGGAAGGAAGGAAGAAAAGGTTTTTGTTGTTTAGCTTTTGTAAGTTTGCTTGGTTCAAAAAGTCACATGACACCCTCTCTCTTTCACTAATCACTACCTCTCCCTCTCAACCATTTACTTCTATAGTTCTTCTACTCTCTATCTATCTCTATTCCTTTGTGTGGTGGGGTGCATTTGGCATGTGTGCTATTTTTACAACTTGTGCTCTTCTTactcaaaattttttaattaatcactttgTAAATCAccgtaaaaaaaataataataaaattaaaatagatagattaaaataataaaattttcatcCTATCAAGGCCAATCTTAAGGATGGGCAAAAGAGGTGTCGCCCATAACCCCATGTCAAAAAAGCAAAATTAATAATTGTAGAAGGTCTATATAGGTTATAAATTGCAAAGAAAAAAGGCCCCAATATGTTATATTTTGCCCAAGGCCCCAAAATATCTAAGGTCCACTCTACATCCTATCAAATCCTATTACATAAGAGTGATTTGTTAACCTTATAAAAAACTGTTATTTACTAAAATCTTCTCCTTCTTACTTTGCTTTGCCCCCATTTTTACTTCATTCAATTAGTTACtagtcttaatttttttttttttgatttgatcaCTATTCTTAATTACTTTTGCTAATGACATTTAGTTTGTAGTTTTAGAGGTAGGAGAATTTTATAGGTAATGGAATTTGGCTATTGTAAAAGAAAGGAGAAATTTATAGGTTAATAAAGGGAAGATAAGGAGAAAAGGTGACTTTCATAAATGGTTTTTAATTAGctttttttcttggtttttatATTTAATCTGCTAGTACTTTTttactactccctcctattcagcctaaatgtcctatttgacttttcacacttgctgAGGCAatattttaacctttaatatcttaaattattcttaattaaaaattataaaaagttgatattaataatccttgtattgagacaaatcaaacaagatcctacataattatgttttaacttatagattaagagtaaaatacaaatatagagtgataagtgaatagtgctaaaaatcaaatgggacatttaggttaaataggaggtagtattaaacaacaaaaaatataattttaatcaaatttctcaatAACAACTTGCTCAAACAACTAgcttataatttaataatttcttattttgaaatacttgttacattacggttattgacaatattcatcgttcaagttaattttatatattgcgattagcatgtaagaaaaaatatagtcaattggGATTTTATTTAAATAGTCTAATTGCATACTTTAATAACATCAACTTGTTAGACTTTTTAAATGTATATAGTTTgatgtataaataataaaaataacatattaaattacataaaaattcaaattaaatgtaacaagtataatagaacagagaaagtattgTTAAGAAGTTCAATTAGCGTACAACTTTTGGTTACAACCATTTACCAAATAGACCCTGTAATAACAACTCATTAtttatcaaagtcatatgcatcAACCCAAAAACATGTAAGACTTTCTAGAGTCATACTCTCTCCTTCTAAGTTTACacattgaaatttaaatataaaagaaCGAATTTTTTGAGTCTTAGGTTGAAAACTCAAAGAAATTGAGGaagtaatatgataatataCTTCATTCGTTCCATATTACTTGTATCAAATTAAACTTTATACTATTCATCATTCGATgataatttacatattttgtctattatacgagaaaaaaaagtcatataaaatcttgttttattcgtcttgtcgcatattttcataatgtcaaatttttataatttttagttatgtataattctaaatataaataatccgACAAATACCTTAAATTGCGCAAAAATGTATTTGGTGTAATTATCATGGAACGGAGAAGTACTCACTATCCATCAAATCTATGTATGAGAGGAACAAAATGTATGTGATGCCTAGAgaaaattcttggatttatcaCTTAAGGATGAAGAGGCATGTGTTAATGCAGTTATATATTCCTTGATCATTGTACTCATTCCCAATTCTCCACTGATTCACCcaatattatttgattaattacTTTATCTTCTTGGTTCTTGAGTAATGGTAAGCCATCATACCATGTATAGAACCATACAATGTACTCTATATCTGATATTTATATGCATCCATTTTTTAATacttcttttgctttttaataattattatattataaatcacATAAAATAATTGTATATTTAACAAAAATACTACAGTATTATAAGACAAAAttgtatattttaaatatttttaaataagattTATCTATATTACAACTATGTGGTGGTTTATAGTCTTTTTCTACATATTTGTTTATTGGCGATACATTATGCATTAAGTTTCTATTTGGTAAATAAAACAATTGAATAGATTATTTCATTAAGTTtccttttattaaataaaataaaacaatatcaaATAAGAGATCTTCAACTCTTGTAAAATTCTACATTGTAACTCACATTTTGAGTTCTTGTGatctttattattgttgttattaatcaACAGTTCATGTTAGGCTTAGAAAGTACGTAGCCCACATTAATTAAACCTCATTAAATATTTATGTTGAATATTTGTATTGTATTGAAAtccttattttttgtttgaactAGGAAACTCTAAtcaagaaaattataaattgattaggaataattttaagatttcTATTTGCATACTATATGTACATTACAACAAGTATGATTGTCGATAAAACGTAACATTAGCATAAGTTCAAAGAATAACTCTCCTGCTTTTTGTGTTGGCATTAGGCAAAGACCTCGTTTGTTCTAGTATAGACTCACACGAGAGATAATAAGTACTATTCTccgttatttttattttttttttgtgagagttttttaaaaaataatgtaactattaagaaaaaaaatatatgttgactaaaattaatttctaataaaaaaaattaaaagctagtgaaaaaattaaatgacaATGGGATCAcaaatttgtaattaataaaaagttattGTTTAGGTAAACAATCACAATCCACAAACACATAGGAAGTTAAAGACCACTAAGTTCATATTTGGTCTAACTTCAAGTCTTAAAGTCTCATGAAAAGAAAGAATTTAAGCATGTTAATTTAAAGCCCccctctttttttcttttaaaatccTAAGCATGTTTTTGAGGTGACTTCCTTTTTCTCTATTCCCCACCAAACTAATCTTTTTCAACTCATGTTCTGAAAAATAATCCAACTACACATTAGATTCTCCTACGATTATCTTCCTATATACTGTTTGTAATTTACTCATCTATTGATTTCATGGCATTCCCATAATATATattctcttccttctttaaattAACGTtatataatttgtatttatttataatttataaattaaaacatagttaaatgagattttgtttaattcatctcAATGCTATCAATATCTACTttgtataatattttgttatatataattagagatattaagtattgaataagtgcattggatagcgtgaaaaaataaatgaaaaattttcaaCATAATGGAGGAAATATGTTTTTGGGGAAAAATTAGCggaaatgaaatgaaatgaaattgGAAAATAAGATAGATATTAAGTGGATGATAGAGGTTAGTGGTTAAGATGGAGAGACTAGAATAAAtttatagatgagattaaaagaacaAGATCAGTAGGACCAGGACTGGTTCTTATCCTACCCGAGGTAGCCGATCGCCTAGAGGCCCTGGAAACAAGGggctttaaatattaaatggtgctaTGTATACCTAGTTTTGAGCaatactttttaagtgatttgttttttaacatttttatgttTAAAGTATAATGTTAGCatatattttgtcttaaattatttttcttgaaatggAAAAAAGTTTCTCTTTCAATGCAATGAAAGCTTATTTTATAAGAGATCGCAAAAATAAATATAGCCTCTAAAATCGTTGTTCTATCCGCGAATAAGAACATGGCTATAAAATAAGAGTGAAAGAGCGAGAAAGACTAAACTAGAAAATAAATGTAACTGAGCGAAATAAAAGGAGCATAATACAATGTATGTATGGTTGGTTTTTACTTAGCATGTTATATATCATGCGTTTGTTAAGCTCATATCAAATCCAATTATATTGATGGTGTGACCAAATCCTGTTGTTGAGTAAAAGGGGATGTGCACTCCTATTAAGAGATGACATTTTTTTTCGTTATAAGGATTTTATTCCCTAATGTAAACACGATTAAGATGGTTAATCGTTAATCGTTATGTAAATGacaataattaaacaaatatgAAATATCACAAGGATGAACAAGAAAATTTTTAACTATTACGTCAATTTAAAAGACCATTctcttacaaaaaaaaaaggttaagTTAGTGAAATCCTCGGGATGAAAATAATCtaagtataaaaataaa from the Amaranthus tricolor cultivar Red isolate AtriRed21 chromosome 12, ASM2621246v1, whole genome shotgun sequence genome contains:
- the LOC130796887 gene encoding protein LATERAL ROOT PRIMORDIUM 1, encoding MGMFVVAPATSFQHDPSLIVDHHHHHHGGIGGINGGNNATTALGVGVGVIPLLTAGPCLNMGGGSGGGDNGGITLDGHDAFGSRNHRTGAINLWNTMNQQNQMGGGSSTNYPKKSINFDPGNPNFLPSPSTSAMGCGGGGTTTCQDCGNQAKKDCSHRRCRTCCRSRGFDCSTHVKSTWVPAARRRERQMMTVGGATGSQAAVGGGGGGGASSGSTSGAKKPRLISSQNTATTSHTSTSNTPPRSFETSSSHQDASFKESLPGQVEAPAVFKCVKVTAMEDGEDEFAYQAVVKIGGHVFKGFLYDQGAESRDHAGFPNMSELNLGGGSGGGSSGGRNGGASSTSPLLDPSDVYGASGSGGGLLGGSSYGNTIN